A genomic stretch from Scatophagus argus isolate fScaArg1 chromosome 19, fScaArg1.pri, whole genome shotgun sequence includes:
- the LOC124050975 gene encoding angiopoietin-related protein 2-like: protein MADIEYMFHQVRVSPDDTDLLRFFWWQKGDMEQQPAEYRMKVRKQSNSMNSRIAQLYAQLLHEVIHKKDQALEQRRVENLLLNATVQALQVSSNYRELEKQYGALTSIMSSQNQFIARLEKQCRCRDSTQSSPVTTEPPKSLSNMHPNYSSEVNEMTNDVQRDQSALPPQQEKTAHPLATTTANTPTDPPFISFPVTKTPGTLIQGFGNLDGEYWLGLEHLYWMTKQTQYKLRVALEDWQGRQVFAEYDSFYLEPESDWYRLRLGQYHGNAGDSLSWHNNKAFTTLDRDKDSYTGNCAHYQKGGWWYHMCAHSNLNGVWYRGGHYRSHYQDGVYWTEFHGGSYSLQRVSMMIKPI from the exons ATGGCTGACATTGAGTACATGTTTCACCAGGTAAGGGTCTCCCCTGATGATACAGACCTGCTCAGGTTCTTCTGGTGGCAAAAAGGGGATATGGAACAACAACCTGCTGAATACAGGATGAAG gtcagaaag CAGAGTAACAGCATGAATTCTCGCATTGCCCAGCTCTATGCCCAGCTGCTACATGAAGTCATACACAAGAAAGACCAGGCTTTGGAGCAAAGAAGGGTGGAGAACCTCCTACTGAATGCTACAG TGCAGGCATTGCAGGTCTCCAGTAACTACAGGGAACTGGAGAAACAATATGGAGCCCTCACCTCCATCATGAGTTCCCAGAACCAGTTTATTGCTCGTTTGGAGAAGCAGTGCCGCTGCAGGGACTCCACCCAGTCCTCTCCG GTGACGACAGAGCCACCAAAAAGCCTATCTAACATGCATCCTAATTACAGCTCTGAGGTCAACGAAATGACCAATGATGTTCAAAGAGACCAAAGTGCTCTTCcaccacagcaggaaaaaacagCCCATCCTCTCGCCACCACTACCGCCAACACTCCTACAGACCCTCCTTTCATTAGTTTCCCTGTAACAAAGACTCCAGGTACATtaatt CAAGGCTTTGGAAACCTAGATGGGGAGTACTGGCTTGGCCTGGAACACCTCTACTGGATGACTAAACAGACCCAGTATAAGCTCCGGGTGGCTCTTGAGGACTGGCAGGGACGGCAGGTGTTTGCAGAGTATGACAGTTTCTACCTGGAGCCAGAAAGCGACTGGTACAGACTACGTTTAGGGCAATACCATGGCAATGCAGGGGACTCCCTTTCATGGCACAACAACAAGGCCTTCACCACTCTGGATCGAGACAAGGACAGCTACACAG GTAACTGTGCTCATTACCAGAAAGGAGGCTGGTGGTACCACATGTGTGCCCACTCTAATCTGAACGGTGTGTGGTATCGAGGTGGACACTATCGCAGCCACTACCAGGATGGGGTCTACTGGACAGAGTTCCACGGAGGGTCTTATTccct tcagagagtttCCATGATGATCAAACCTATATAA
- the LOC124051032 gene encoding hemicentin-2-like, protein MRHLKMLGALMLMLLLCDADSTCPADMNPLILDPPEVIGKYEESVPVNCSGTDPYHDGMYWTVGNTTYEMRDEKQFFMESISLSNWDQTAQCSIKLDENTECSKDLKITIYKTPDTVSVSTRDDGQMMEGGDYSLICDVVNVAPVQNLKVKWYHGNETVHTEMFGGTSVTPVSVSSTWSITAQRDYNGELFRCEAELHLGPNGPEFIPTVSSPNYTAVVLYKPLMKACADHYVYVEHEFSMDMLPCKADGNPPPTVQWYHEGEVIDASEPLTRTQSGTYTAEVVNALGNSRTSVDIIIECSPSFTCSNRYKVREGDNLQTLCEPEGLPKPDTTWFKDGEMVATSQHLRKRDSGTYLLSATNKHGAANHTLYLNVLYAPVMNESDSVFKVAPGGNVTLSCHAEGNPDPVIYWNNVSAQNVMVARRGRQTDISVMGATSTNAGVYICVATNEVGSVTRSITLAVAVLS, encoded by the exons ATGCGGCATCTCAAGATGTTGGGCGCTCTCATGCTCATGCTTTTACTGTGTG ATGCAGACAGTACATGCCCCGCTGATATGAACCCTCTCATCCTGGATCCTCCTGAGGTTATAGGAAAATATGAAGAGTCAGTCCCAGTAAACTGCTCAGGCACAGATCCATATCATGATGGGATGTACTGGACAGTTGGAAACACAACGTATGAAATGCgagatgaaaaacaatttttcatGGAGTCAATATCACTTTCAAACTGGGATCAAACGGCTCAGTGCAGTATAAAGCTGGACGAAAATACTGAATGCAGCAAGGACCTGAAAATCACTATATACA AGACTCCAGACACTGTGTCAGTCTCGACCCGGGATGATGGTCAGATGATGGAGGGCGGAGATTACTCGCTTATTTGTGATGTTGTCAATGTGGCTCCTGTGCAGAATCTCAAAGTGAAGTGGTACCACGGCAATGAAACGGTGCACACCGAAATGTTTGGTGGCACCAGTGTGACCCCAGTCAGTGTATCCTCCACCTGGAGCATCACCGCTCAGAGAGATTACAACGGAGAACTTTTCAGATGCGAGGCTGAGCTGCATCTTGGACCAAACGGACCGGAGTTCATCCCTACTGTGTCCTCGCCAAATTACACTGCTGTCGTTCTCT ATAAGCCACTGATGAAAGCTTGTGCAGACCATTATGTTTACGTGGAGCACGAGTTCAGTATGGACATGTTGCCCTGTAAAGCTGATGGGAACCCTCCACCCACTGTTCAGTGGTACCATGAAGGAGAAGTGATCGATGCATCTGAGCCTCTCACCAGGACTCAGTCAGGAACGTACACAGCTGAAGTTGTAAATGCACTTGGCAACAGCAGAACTTCTGTTGACATCATAATCGAAT GTAGCCCTTCATTTACCTGCAGCAATCGCTATAAGGTTCGAGAGGGCGATAACCTCCAAACTTTGTGTGAACCGGAGGGACTGCCTAAACCTGACACAACGTGGTTTAAAGATGGAGAAATGGTGGCAACCTCACAGCACTTGAGAAAGCGTGATAGTGGAACATATTTACTGAGCGCAACCAACAAACATGGAGCAGCCAATCACACGCTGTATCTTAATGTTTTGT ATGCCCCCGTGATGAACGAGAGTGATTCTGTTTTTAAGGTGGCCCCGGGTGGAAATGTGACTTTAAGTTGTCATGCTGAGGGGAACCCTGACCCTGTAATCTACTGGAACAATGTCTCTGCACAGAACGTGATGGTGGCCCGTAGGGGGCGCCAGACAGACATCAGCGTCATGGGAGCCACGTCTACCAATGCTGGTGTTTACATCTGCGTTGCCACAAATGAAGTTGGGAGTGTGACAAGATCTATCACACTGGCAGTGGCGGTCCTATCCTGA